CACTTCACTATAAAAAAAGGAAACCCCATCTTCCATCGAATCTTGTGAGCGGATCAGTGTATGGATTTGGAACTCAGGAAATTCAAATTTCGAACCAAGCACAGGAGCTCCCGTTCCGGCAAGTAACAAAGACATGGCGATGGATCGAAGGTAAGTTGTTTTCCCACTCATATTTGAGCCTGTGACAATCATTAAATCCCCAGGTAACATTTTGGTGAGTGGATTGAACACACGGCTTTCTTTCGGAAGTAAAGGATGAACCAAACTTATCGCACCGAGATTCCCAGTTGGAGACGAAGTGGCAAAGGTAGCTTCAGGAAATAAAAATCCAAAATTCACAAAGGGAAGCTCTGCATCTGTTTTTATGATGAGAACTTGCAGATCATTCCAAAGATTTTCAAACTTTAGTTTCCATTTTTCTAAGGACTTAATTTTCCATAGGTCCCACAAACACAAAATATTGAGAATGAGATGAGGGAGGGGAGAGATGAGTAATTCGGAGGAATCTCCCAAGGAAGAAATTTGACCAAGCATCTGTTTGGTGGTCTTTCGATCTTTTGCCAAATAAAGAAAAGTTTTTTTAAATCTTCCTGCCCCAGAAGACAAAGTTTTAATTTCTTTCCATTGTTTTAATGAGTCATTTCTGTAACTCAAAAATAAAAGCCCATTAGTCAGAAGAAGTAGAGGGATCAGTGGCAGATCAAATAACAATCCCAGAACCAAATAAATAGGTGAGAATATCCCCCAAATCGCGAAAAAATACTTTAAAAACCCTCTTTTTTTCCAAAAAGAATCTTCTTTATTCACACTCGGCAGATGGAATTTTTCATTTGGTTCTGATTCGGGAACCAAAAACTTTCGGAGCAAATGGTAAGCGCGAAAAGGTTGGTTTAAAATTTTTTTAATTTCACTCGGATCAAAATTTAGTTTTATATCTTCAATTGGTTCATGCAAAAAACGTTTGAGATAGGTTTGGAATCCTATTTCGGTAATGGTGGTATCATAAATTCCGATAAATCCTTGTTTGGTGCAAAGGTCTAAATCGATCGATAGAGGGTGGTTCCGCACAACTTCTGGATATTCCCAAAGTTCTCGTGTTTTTAATTTTTTAAACTCACCATGGAGCCTGTAGATTTCTTCTTGGATAAAACCATGGGTTTTTTTGGCATAATGGATCTGTATTTTCCGCTGCGCATACAACCGCACTAAATAGATAAAAGGGATGAGGATGAGAAAGGAATACGCATATTCTTTCCAGGATTGTTTGGTTAAATAACAAAGAATCAGGACAATTGTAAAAAGAGCAAAAGTAACAAATCGGAAAATAGAAACTTTCCTTAGTTTTTGTGAAAGGTGCTGAATTTTGTTTTGGTAACGTTTGTTCCTATGGTTTAGGAAAACATAAGTTGGGTTAGTGGAAAAGGGGTCGTTCGTAATTTTCTTCTTCCCTGCGAGAAATCTCTGTGTCGAGAACACGAATGAGACTTCCTAAGTCATTTAATCTCCATTTGTCAGTCAGACGACCTCTTTCTCGACCCGAAAATTTGTTCAAATACAGGGTGCCAAATAGGTCTTCCCCATACTCGTAAGCTACGAAACGCCCGTTTCGTCTGCCTGTAGAATTTTCCAATCGAATCGTCATGAACGAATACCAATCACCAGATAAAAAAAAATAGTACAAGCAAAATTTTTTGCTTCAGGATATTCATTTTCCGGCGATACATATATTGGGGAAAGGCTACTTACCACGGATGGTGGGAAACCTTAAAAACAAATACCCCGGAAACCGGAAAGCACGGAGGCTTGTATGGATTTCTATCCCGATATGAATTTGGAGTTTAAAAGCTCCTTTGTGAAGACCAACCAGTTTTTAGCCAACACACAAGATCAAAGCTTGCTCCCACAAATGGGACTTGCTGCAGGTAACCTACTCAATCTCTCCCAAATGACCAAACTCCGCGAAATTCGCGAACGCCATTTGAAAAAAGGACACCAACGCGAAGGGTTCCACTGGGACTAAATGCCTAAATTTCTCTTGACCATCTGAAAGTAGGGTCTATCATAAAGACCGCTTTTAGATGGAGAGATATGGCAAATAACCTAGCAGAAGTTTATAAGGAATCCGCAGAAAAATTCGGTCCAAGACCCGCATTCTGGTATAAGAATGCTCAAAAGGATTACCAAGCCCTCACTTACAAGGAACTCTATGAAGACGGGCTCGCACTTGCCGAAGCCCTCATTGATTTAGGAGTTAAGGCTAGAGAACACATTGGAGTTCTCGCTGATAACCGTATGGAATGGATCATCGCCGATTGTGCGGTGTTAACTGCTGGTGCTGCCAACGTTCCTCGGGGTTCTGATATCACAGATTCAGAAATTGTTTATATTTTGAACCATTCGGAAGCCAAGATTGTTTTTGTTGAAAACGACAAAGTTTACGAAAAATACAAAAACAACAAATCCCAAGTGAAGTCGGTAAAAACCGTCATCATTATGGACAAAGACACCAAACTCAAGTCAGGTGCTGGAATTCTTCATTTTTATGATCTCCTAGAAAAAGGGAGAGATATGCGAGCCAAAGGAAAAAGAGAAGCTGAAAAACGAATGGCCGGAATCAAACCGGACGATTTGTACACTCTCATTTATACTTCTGGAACCACGGGAATGCCAAAGGGTGTTATGCTTATGCATTCCAATATGATCCACCAAATGCACTATGTAGTTCCTCGTGTTGCGAAAGTTTCACCTGACGATCGTATGTTGTCCATTCTCCCTGTTTGGCATATCTTTGAACGTGTAGTGGAATACTTTGCGATTATTAACGGTGGTTCTACTTATTATACAAAAGTAACAGAACTTCGTAACGACATCCAAAAAGCAAGACCTACCTTTATGGCTTCGGCTCCCCGTGTTTGGGAAAGTATTTACAATGGGATTTACACTCGCATTAACGACCCAAAACAAACTCCTCCTGTTAGAAGATTTTTGTTTAAAGTAGCTTATTTTTTTTCCAAACACTACCATGCAGCCATTCGATTCTTAAAAGGTTGGGAAGTTGACTATGAAGGAAGAAATATTTTTCAATCCTTAGGATTGTCTATTTTTTCTGTCATCAAACTTTTGTTAACTGGTCCATTTACGGTGACTATCCTTGCCATTTTGGCAGCACAGTTTGGATTGCCTGAGGACAGTGGCTTCAAATCTCCACTTTATGTGATCGCGGGATTAGGGGTTCTTTTTAACTCCTTTACTTTGGATCGCATCGTATTGGCAAAAATCCGCCAAGCCACAGGTGGACATTTACGTGCCACTTTATCTGGTGGTGGAGCTCTGCAAAAACATGTGGATGCTTTCTTTATGGATATCGGGATTACCGTTCTTGAAGGTTACGGAATGACAGAAACAGGTCCCGTGATTTCGGCTCGGACTTTTGAAAGACCAGTGATGGGATCAGTCGGTGATATTGTTCCTTTAAGCCAAGTGCAAATTCGTGATGATGTTGGAAATGTCCTTTGTCATATCGACGACAAAAAAAATATCATCTTTGGTAAGTTAGGTGTTAAGGGCGTGGTTCACATCAAAGGGCCTCAGGTAATGAAAGGATACTACAAAAATCCAGAAACTACCAAAAAGACCATTGTGGACAATTGGTTGAATACCGGTGACATCGGTATGATTAACTTTAAAAAAACACTGACTCTTACAGGTCGTGCGAAGGATACTATCGTTCTTCTTGGTGGAGAAAACGTAGAACCAGTTCCTATCGAAAACAAAATCGATGAATCAACTTACATCAAACAGTCGATGATTGTGGGCCAAGACCAAAAAGTTCTCGGTGCCATCATTGTTCCTGACTTTGACGCTC
The sequence above is drawn from the Leptospira sp. WS4.C2 genome and encodes:
- a CDS encoding AAA family ATPase, with protein sequence MQIHYAKKTHGFIQEEIYRLHGEFKKLKTRELWEYPEVVRNHPLSIDLDLCTKQGFIGIYDTTITEIGFQTYLKRFLHEPIEDIKLNFDPSEIKKILNQPFRAYHLLRKFLVPESEPNEKFHLPSVNKEDSFWKKRGFLKYFFAIWGIFSPIYLVLGLLFDLPLIPLLLLTNGLLFLSYRNDSLKQWKEIKTLSSGAGRFKKTFLYLAKDRKTTKQMLGQISSLGDSSELLISPLPHLILNILCLWDLWKIKSLEKWKLKFENLWNDLQVLIIKTDAELPFVNFGFLFPEATFATSSPTGNLGAISLVHPLLPKESRVFNPLTKMLPGDLMIVTGSNMSGKTTYLRSIAMSLLLAGTGAPVLGSKFEFPEFQIHTLIRSQDSMEDGVSFFYSEVRRLSSIIQTADNQKKVPILFLDEILKGTNSKERYIATREILSVLREKQTIVFLTTHDLKLAEIPWAKRFHFTELEVDGQMDFDYKIRDGVSGSTNALKILKKEGIPIRNEEE
- a CDS encoding long-chain fatty acid--CoA ligase; amino-acid sequence: MANNLAEVYKESAEKFGPRPAFWYKNAQKDYQALTYKELYEDGLALAEALIDLGVKAREHIGVLADNRMEWIIADCAVLTAGAANVPRGSDITDSEIVYILNHSEAKIVFVENDKVYEKYKNNKSQVKSVKTVIIMDKDTKLKSGAGILHFYDLLEKGRDMRAKGKREAEKRMAGIKPDDLYTLIYTSGTTGMPKGVMLMHSNMIHQMHYVVPRVAKVSPDDRMLSILPVWHIFERVVEYFAIINGGSTYYTKVTELRNDIQKARPTFMASAPRVWESIYNGIYTRINDPKQTPPVRRFLFKVAYFFSKHYHAAIRFLKGWEVDYEGRNIFQSLGLSIFSVIKLLLTGPFTVTILAILAAQFGLPEDSGFKSPLYVIAGLGVLFNSFTLDRIVLAKIRQATGGHLRATLSGGGALQKHVDAFFMDIGITVLEGYGMTETGPVISARTFERPVMGSVGDIVPLSQVQIRDDVGNVLCHIDDKKNIIFGKLGVKGVVHIKGPQVMKGYYKNPETTKKTIVDNWLNTGDIGMINFKKTLTLTGRAKDTIVLLGGENVEPVPIENKIDESTYIKQSMIVGQDQKVLGAIIVPDFDALIPWAEENGISEKNPDKLITNPRIVDFYKKEVRNFNSVKTGFKNFEQVQYVTLITKPFEVGDELTNLMKMKRHVITEKYKDRILELYKNS